CCGTCATCGGTCGTTACGAAAGCGAGATTACCGCTTCTTGTGAACTCAATTATTCCAGTGAGCAGATTCCCTTTAGTTAGCGTGTATCTCCCGTCGTCGCCTCTGAAAATGTACCCTTGATTGACTAAATCTTCGAGCATCGCTTTGAGTTTTTGTTTGTCACTTTGCTCAGTGATTTCAAAATGCCTGCACAATTCTTTGAACGTCATGGGACTATACTCTGGAGATTTGAAAAAGTTTTTCAATTCGGATTTTTTTAACACAAAAGCCCCCTCCTTATTTATCTTTTTTCACTTCTTTATCATTAATTATACCATACAGAAGTGCCGTTGAGTGCTACAAAACATTAATTACTATCCTGCGATTAAAAAGAATACATTTCTGATTTTTCATTTCAAAAAGTTTTGACTATGTTCCCTGTAGATGATAGACTTCCATTATGAGCTTAAGAAGTAGAAAGTTAAAGGGAGGTAGTCTTGTGCAGAAGAAGCTTATCTTTTCATTGGAAAGCTTTATTTTCTTGGCCATTGTACTCATATTCCTCTGGGGCTTTATCGCTGTTATGGGTAGTGCGAACTTTTTCAAAACACTCATGGCAACCGCGCACGACCTGCTGCTCAACACGGTCTTTTTCATCATGGCCGTTGCCGTTCTGACAGGTGCTTTTGCTGGATTGTTATATGAATTTGGTATAGTGCATTGGGTTCACCTGCTACTCGACAAACTGATGCGCCCTCTGTATGGTCTTCCCGGCGTCGCAGCGATGGGAATAATATCGACTTACTTTTCGGATAACCCTGCAATAATTGCTCTTGCGAAAGATAAAGCGTTCATTTCACATTTTGAAAAATGGCAGGAACCGTTGCTGTGCAACCTAGGAACATCATTTGGAATGGGTATGATAGTTTCAACATTTTTCATCGCACAAGGTGGTAAGACTGGCATGAATTTACTCCCAGCGGTTGTAGTAGGAAATATAGCTACAATCATTGGTAGCATTGTGAGTGTTAGGTTATTTTCTTTCTGGACTAAGAGACGTTTGGGAAGTGTTCATAAAGATGTTGACAAGAGTGTTCCGCACCTTAGGGACGTACGCGAAGGTAACGCGTTTGAAAGGTTACTTGAAGCCATGCTTGATGGCGGTAAGACAGGTGTTGACATAGGCCTTGGCATAATCCCAGGTGTGCTTGTCATAAGCACACTGGTCATGATGCTCACATTCGGTCCAAAGAATCCGGCAGTTGGCTATCAAGGTTTACCTTACGAGGGTATTGCACTTTTTGACAAACTTGGTAAGTTACTATACTGGCCGATTAAGGCTCTCTTTGGATTTGATAGTCCACAGCTTATCGCATTCCCCATCACTTGCCTTGGTTCAACAGGTGCAGCACTCGCACTAGTTCCAAAATTCTTAGAACACGGATTACTCAAACCGAGCGACGTAGCTGTCTTCACAGCTGTGGGAATGACTTGGAGCGGATATCTTAGCACACATGTAGGCATGATGGATGCATTAGGATACCGGTACCTCACAAGTAAAGCAATTGTATCGCACACAATTGGTGGAATAGTTGCTGGATTTTCAGCAAATATTTTGTACAGGTTTTTCATCTAAAAGTCGGAACTTTTACTATACAAGGAGGGCTCCTCATGAACCTTACAAAACTCAGCGTTTCATCAATCGAAATCTTAAAGACATCTGGGGAATTCGAGACCAACACTTACAAATTCAAATTAGACGATATAATTCATGTTATTGACCCGGGTTTTGGAATTGGTGAGTTCCTCGGAGAAGAAGAAAGGGTAGATGTTATCATTACGCATGGTCACTACGATCACATAAGTGGACTTCCCGAAATCGAATTTGAAAAGGTGTACGTTTCGCCTGAGGATAGTATCGCACTCACGGATCCAACATCAAACCTTTCAGTGTTTTTTACAGAACCTTTCGCTTTTGAAGTAGAGTGGTATAATATAGACGAATATTTTCAAACTGTGTTGGCACCAGGGCACACACCGGGGTCAAGGATAGTAATCTTCGATGGAGTCATCTTTACAGGTGATGTGGTCTTTTCAAATTCCATCGGTAGAGTGGATCTCTATGTAGATAAATCGGAACAAGCTGCAATGAGAAAGCAAATGACAGCAACAATAAAAAGGTTGAGAGACCTTTTCAAATCTTTCCCCGAAGAGTGGTATATATGCCCAGGACACGGTGAGCTCGTTACAATTAAGAGATTGTTTGAACTAAACCCGTTTTTCAAGTGACGTTTTAGGGAGTGGTATGTTGCCAAAAAACTCAAGAAGTACGGATATATACGACCAGTCTTACTTGGAACGACTAAAGAGCCTAGAGATTAAGCGAAAGGTTATTGTAGATATTTTGAAAAACTATAAAAATATCGATAGGGCTAAAGTAGAAGTGCTAATCAACAATTTTGAACATCCCGATAGTCAAGGATTGAGAAAAATCAATCCTATTATTTTTTCATTTCTGCTTGATAGCCTTTTTAATATTCAAGAGAATATTGAGATAAAAATAGCGGAGTTTGAAAAAAATAGGATATCGCGGTATGTACTTTTCGAAATTCTATTTTGGGCAAAGCCTTCTGCATATCCTTTTCCAAACGAACGAATAGAGAACTACAAGGCATTCATTTCGAAAAAGCGTCTAAAACTAAAAGAGATAAAACTAGAGAACTTTCTTCAACTTTACGCCATCGAAAGTGTTGAAAGCGAAACTTTCTTGAAGGATGTTAAGGAGGCCATTTTCAAAGTTAATCCGGAAAATTTGGAAGAATACCTTTGGGTTAAAGATTTTGTTGAATACCTAAGCCCAATAGAAAAGAGTGAAATAAAGAAGAAGGTCCATCCTTACGTGTGGAAGGTTTTGAGCTCGAAGGAGCAGAATATCCCCGTTATAATAGATGGAAATAACGTTCTTCTTGCACCTGAATTGAGAGGACCTGACAAGATCGATTCACTTCTGGAGCACATTTCAAGATTGGCTCCCACCTATTTCCCGTTCTATCTGGTCTTCGATGCTAACGCAAAATATAAATTTCGAACGAATTATTTCAATTACAAACGCACCTACTATCACTCACCTGCCGATGAACTGATACTGGGCCTTGCAAAAGAGGTAAAAGGTGTTGTCTGCTCAAAAGATAAATTTAAGGATTACAATACGGATATCAAAAACATATGGTATGACTTGAAGTTCTGATACGAAAAGTTTGAATCATACTAAATCGTATAATTGTAGGAGGTATCGCCTTGATAGTACTCGGTAGTTCCTCGCCAAGGAGAGTTCACTTAATGTCTTTACTCAATTTGCCTTTCGAGGTAGTCAAACCTGATGTTGACGAACATCTCCCTGAGAACAGAGTTTACGATCCTGCCTCGGTAGTTATACACCTTGCGGAACTGAAAGGAAGAAATGTTCTTGAGAAATTAGTAGTAAGAAGCCAAATGAATGAATTAGCTCTTGACCAAGTCGATGCAATTATCGCAGCCGATACGATTGTCTGGTTAGAGGGAGAGGTACTCGGCAAACCTCTAAATGAAAAAGATGCATGGAGGATGCTCAGAAAACTTTCTGGAAATTGGCACAAGGTTTTCACGGGAGTGTATGTTAAAATATCCAATGAAGAGATAAAATTCTTCGAAGAAACAGAAGTCAAGTTCAGAAATTTGAGCGACTCAGAAATTTCGTACTATATTTCTACAGGTGAACCGTTAGACAAAGCTGGTGCATATGGTATACAAGGACTCGGTGGTGTTTTTGTAGAAAAAATCGTGGGGGATTATACAAACGTTGTGGGATTACCTATGCCAAAGCTGTGGCAGGTACTATTTGATAGGGGGGTCATAGAGAAATATGCCACTCGAAAATGGTCCGAGGGAAAGATTACTTAAGGAAGGCCCGCAGTCTCTTGGTACTGAAGAACTAATTGCGATACTTTTGCGAACAGGAACGAAAAACAAGAACGTCTTAACAGTTGCGAAAGAAATATATGAACGGCACGGAAAGAGTTTGTACAAATTATCAAGGGCAACGATACAAGACTTAAAAAAAGTAAAAGGTCTTGGAATGGTCAAAATAGTAACACTGCTTGCGGCATTGGAGATAGCGAAGAGATTAGTAAAAGAAGAAATAAGAAATACGGAGAAATCACTAAGTTCACCTGAGCACGTTTTTCAATACTGCTTGGATATGCAGAATTTGCCACAAGAAGTTGTGAGGGTTATATTCCTTGACTCAAAACTAAAAATCATCGGCTCTTCAGATATCTCGAAAGGCACATTGACGACGTCTATAGTTCATCCGCGAGATGTCTTTAGAGAAGCCATTTTAAGAAATGCACACGGCGTAATCATTGTTCACAATCATCCATCAGGTGACCCAACGCCAAGTGAAGACGATGTAGAAATCACAAAGCGTATCATTGAAGCTGGAAAACTTCTGGGGATAACGGTCCATGACCATGTTGTAATAGGAAATACCTACTACAGTATCATGCAACGCTTAAGACAATAATATAGGTATAGCAAGATGCGATAAGAGGTGATAATATGTCTGGTGGTTTTGAAAATGAAGATGAAAAACTCAAAAATTTATTAAAGCTCAAAGAGGAACTTGAAAAAGATTTGAAAAAGAAAGGCTTACTAAAAGAGAAGAAAAGTGAGAAACAAAAAGTTGCGAGTACCGACGAGGAAACAATTAAGAAGCTAAAAGAAAGCGTTGTCACAACAGCCCATTTATCAGAAGAGAAGAGTTTAACGCTTTACGACATAAACTGCCAGGATTATGACGCAAGCATTGACGACGTCATCAAAACACTTAGGACCTTCATGAACAAAACAACGAACATGAATTTGAAAATCATCTATGAAGGTTTGTCGCGGCTACTTGAGGGAAATATAGCAAAAGCAAAAGAGTCTTTTCAACAAGCAACTGGTGTCGAAGCAAAATACAACACATTGCTGGCAGCGATGTACAACGGCGAGGATATATCTCAAGAAGCCGTGATGTTCTTAAAGACATATCCTGAGCAGATTTACTCACTACTTCTTTTACTCGAGAGGGAGCTACTTAAGGGAACAGGTGAAGGGATCGAAAAACTATTGATACTGCTTTCAAGAAAGTCAACAATATGGAATCTAATTTACGAACTGTACCTGGGGAAAGCAAGCGAAGATAGCTTGGC
The DNA window shown above is from Fervidobacterium changbaicum and carries:
- a CDS encoding CD0519/CD1768 family membrane protein codes for the protein MQKKLIFSLESFIFLAIVLIFLWGFIAVMGSANFFKTLMATAHDLLLNTVFFIMAVAVLTGAFAGLLYEFGIVHWVHLLLDKLMRPLYGLPGVAAMGIISTYFSDNPAIIALAKDKAFISHFEKWQEPLLCNLGTSFGMGMIVSTFFIAQGGKTGMNLLPAVVVGNIATIIGSIVSVRLFSFWTKRRLGSVHKDVDKSVPHLRDVREGNAFERLLEAMLDGGKTGVDIGLGIIPGVLVISTLVMMLTFGPKNPAVGYQGLPYEGIALFDKLGKLLYWPIKALFGFDSPQLIAFPITCLGSTGAALALVPKFLEHGLLKPSDVAVFTAVGMTWSGYLSTHVGMMDALGYRYLTSKAIVSHTIGGIVAGFSANILYRFFI
- a CDS encoding MBL fold metallo-hydrolase; protein product: MNLTKLSVSSIEILKTSGEFETNTYKFKLDDIIHVIDPGFGIGEFLGEEERVDVIITHGHYDHISGLPEIEFEKVYVSPEDSIALTDPTSNLSVFFTEPFAFEVEWYNIDEYFQTVLAPGHTPGSRIVIFDGVIFTGDVVFSNSIGRVDLYVDKSEQAAMRKQMTATIKRLRDLFKSFPEEWYICPGHGELVTIKRLFELNPFFK
- a CDS encoding ribonuclease — encoded protein: MPKNSRSTDIYDQSYLERLKSLEIKRKVIVDILKNYKNIDRAKVEVLINNFEHPDSQGLRKINPIIFSFLLDSLFNIQENIEIKIAEFEKNRISRYVLFEILFWAKPSAYPFPNERIENYKAFISKKRLKLKEIKLENFLQLYAIESVESETFLKDVKEAIFKVNPENLEEYLWVKDFVEYLSPIEKSEIKKKVHPYVWKVLSSKEQNIPVIIDGNNVLLAPELRGPDKIDSLLEHISRLAPTYFPFYLVFDANAKYKFRTNYFNYKRTYYHSPADELILGLAKEVKGVVCSKDKFKDYNTDIKNIWYDLKF
- a CDS encoding Maf family protein; protein product: MIVLGSSSPRRVHLMSLLNLPFEVVKPDVDEHLPENRVYDPASVVIHLAELKGRNVLEKLVVRSQMNELALDQVDAIIAADTIVWLEGEVLGKPLNEKDAWRMLRKLSGNWHKVFTGVYVKISNEEIKFFEETEVKFRNLSDSEISYYISTGEPLDKAGAYGIQGLGGVFVEKIVGDYTNVVGLPMPKLWQVLFDRGVIEKYATRKWSEGKIT
- the radC gene encoding RadC family protein translates to MPLENGPRERLLKEGPQSLGTEELIAILLRTGTKNKNVLTVAKEIYERHGKSLYKLSRATIQDLKKVKGLGMVKIVTLLAALEIAKRLVKEEIRNTEKSLSSPEHVFQYCLDMQNLPQEVVRVIFLDSKLKIIGSSDISKGTLTTSIVHPRDVFREAILRNAHGVIIVHNHPSGDPTPSEDDVEITKRIIEAGKLLGITVHDHVVIGNTYYSIMQRLRQ